The following coding sequences are from one Actinopolymorpha sp. NPDC004070 window:
- a CDS encoding ABC transporter ATP-binding protein, protein MSDLVLDGVRKVFATRGRPPVEAVAHFDLEVRSGELVGLLGPSGCGKSTTLRMVAGLEDVTGGDIRVGGRSVLGLRPQRRNIGVAFENYALYPPMSVADNIAFGLRARGGLSARACRERVHDLAERIGLRDILDARPVNLSSGQKQRVALARAIAREPDVLLLDEPLSHLDAAQRDLTRRELRRLQRELGYTTVLVTHDQEEALSLADRVVVMEGGRVRQVGTPDEVYDDPADLFVAEFVGEPAMNLLTGLAGPDRIVGVRPQDVAVVAIEDNAEGDAVVHVEGDVVGEVVVVEDFCEYGLLTVELAATRQRLVVQTGPGPAQVPGQAVGLAFQRDRTYTFDTTTGGRVR, encoded by the coding sequence ATGAGCGACCTGGTGCTGGACGGCGTACGCAAGGTGTTCGCCACTCGTGGCCGCCCGCCGGTGGAGGCGGTGGCCCACTTCGACCTGGAGGTGCGCAGCGGCGAACTCGTCGGCCTGCTCGGCCCGTCCGGGTGCGGGAAGTCGACCACGCTGCGGATGGTCGCCGGCCTGGAGGACGTCACCGGCGGCGACATCCGGGTGGGCGGCCGGTCGGTGCTCGGCCTGCGCCCGCAGCGACGGAACATCGGGGTGGCGTTCGAGAACTACGCGCTCTACCCGCCGATGTCCGTGGCCGACAACATCGCCTTCGGCCTGCGCGCACGAGGTGGCCTGTCCGCCCGGGCGTGCCGGGAACGCGTGCACGACCTGGCCGAGCGCATCGGGCTGCGCGACATCCTCGACGCCCGGCCGGTGAATCTGTCCTCGGGCCAGAAGCAGCGGGTCGCACTGGCCCGTGCCATCGCCCGCGAGCCGGACGTCCTGCTGCTGGACGAACCCCTGTCCCACCTCGACGCCGCGCAACGCGACCTGACCCGCCGCGAACTGCGCCGCCTGCAGCGCGAACTCGGCTACACGACCGTCCTGGTGACGCACGACCAGGAGGAGGCGCTCAGCCTCGCCGACCGGGTGGTGGTGATGGAGGGTGGCCGGGTCCGCCAGGTCGGTACGCCGGACGAGGTGTACGACGACCCGGCGGACCTCTTCGTCGCGGAGTTCGTGGGGGAGCCGGCGATGAACCTCCTCACCGGGCTCGCCGGCCCCGACCGGATCGTCGGGGTGCGCCCCCAGGACGTCGCGGTCGTCGCCATCGAGGACAACGCCGAGGGCGACGCCGTGGTCCACGTCGAGGGCGATGTCGTCGGTGAGGTGGTGGTCGTGGAGGATTTCTGCGAGTACGGCCTGCTGACGGTCGAACTCGCCGCGACGCGGCAGCGGCTCGTCGTCCAGACTGGACCGGGTCCGGCGCAGGTGCCCGGCCAGGCCGTGGGCCTGGCGTTCCAGCGCGACCGGACGTACACGTTCGACACGACGACAGGAGGCCGGGTCAGATGA
- a CDS encoding ABC transporter ATP-binding protein, with protein MAGLALAGIRKDYGRLRALDEMSLDVADGEFCCLLGPSGAGKTTTLKVVAGLEEPTAGTVAIGGTDVTDVEPTHRNLAMCFESYALYPQQDVFTNLVSPLRSPRHRLPETAARQRVEEVADLLGIGPLLERSVTQLSNGQRQRVALGRVLVRPAAAYLLDEPLSHLDAKLRATMRAELKAISRDRGTTTLYVTHDYVEALSLADRVGVLDAGRIRQVGTPREVWERPADIVVARSFGRPAINVVAGVVADVSGPRFLADDGALDLPLPGPRVRPGTHVRIGIRPRDLALHRGAGDEPAASSGTARLEGTVYVLEHLGRQAELTVRVGANLLALVVPRTQVAGLGTDDRVVVTVDPRRVHVFLADDSGRRVETAQVSEAAG; from the coding sequence ATGGCGGGGCTGGCGCTGGCGGGCATCCGCAAGGACTACGGCCGGCTGCGGGCGCTGGACGAGATGTCGCTGGACGTCGCCGACGGGGAGTTCTGCTGTCTGCTCGGCCCGTCCGGCGCCGGAAAGACCACCACGCTGAAGGTCGTGGCCGGCCTGGAGGAGCCTACCGCGGGCACGGTCGCCATCGGCGGCACCGACGTGACCGACGTGGAGCCGACGCACCGCAACCTCGCCATGTGCTTCGAGAGTTACGCGCTGTATCCGCAGCAGGACGTCTTCACCAACCTGGTCTCGCCGTTGCGCTCGCCGCGCCACCGACTGCCCGAGACCGCTGCCCGGCAACGGGTCGAAGAGGTGGCCGACCTGCTCGGAATCGGCCCGCTGCTGGAGCGTTCGGTCACCCAACTGTCGAACGGCCAGCGCCAGCGGGTCGCCCTCGGCCGGGTGCTGGTCCGGCCGGCCGCGGCGTACCTGCTGGACGAACCTCTGTCGCATCTGGACGCCAAACTGCGTGCCACCATGCGGGCGGAGCTGAAGGCGATCAGCCGCGACCGCGGCACGACCACGCTGTACGTCACCCACGACTACGTGGAGGCGCTGTCGCTGGCGGACCGGGTGGGCGTGCTCGACGCCGGCCGGATCCGGCAGGTGGGCACGCCTCGTGAGGTCTGGGAACGGCCGGCCGACATCGTGGTGGCGAGGTCGTTCGGCCGCCCGGCCATCAATGTCGTGGCCGGGGTGGTCGCCGACGTCTCCGGGCCGCGGTTCCTCGCCGACGACGGCGCGCTGGACCTGCCGCTGCCGGGGCCGCGGGTACGACCCGGCACCCACGTGCGGATCGGGATCCGTCCGCGCGACCTGGCCCTGCACCGCGGCGCCGGCGACGAGCCCGCGGCATCGTCGGGGACCGCCCGGCTGGAGGGCACGGTGTACGTCCTGGAACACCTCGGCCGGCAGGCCGAACTCACCGTCCGCGTGGGCGCGAACCTGCTGGCGCTGGTCGTTCCGCGTACGCAGGTCGCCGGGCTCGGCACCGACGACAGGGTGGTGGTGACGGTGGACCCGCGACGGGTGCACGTCTTCCTCGCCGACGACAGCGGCCGGCGGGTGGAGACGGCACAGGTCAGCGAGGCGGCCGGATGA